A part of Tessaracoccus timonensis genomic DNA contains:
- a CDS encoding transcriptional regulator: MQKGTILATLQQMVEPLKEGLMHDSEVVLHDLTKLPNSIVAIAGSLTGRKVGGPATDLLLSKVAEGRLESEAGYQSRLPDGRLLRSTTIVVRDDAGVPVAALCFNSDVSMWFEIEAVAARVLGHATRLPEAVQAPAPAELYFKDLDEAADQLLARVVEEVGVPVDLMRKQHKVEVVRLLKARGFFSLREAVERAAEKLRVSRFSVYNYLNEIEEAEQLPEEAVEA; this comes from the coding sequence ATGCAGAAGGGCACAATACTCGCGACGTTGCAGCAGATGGTCGAGCCCCTGAAGGAGGGCCTCATGCACGACAGTGAGGTGGTCCTGCACGACCTCACGAAGCTGCCGAACTCGATCGTCGCCATCGCCGGATCGCTCACCGGGCGGAAGGTGGGCGGGCCCGCCACCGACCTGCTCCTGTCCAAGGTCGCCGAAGGCAGGCTCGAGTCCGAGGCCGGGTACCAGTCCCGCCTGCCCGACGGCCGCCTCCTGCGCTCCACCACCATCGTGGTTCGCGACGACGCGGGCGTGCCCGTGGCCGCCCTGTGCTTCAACTCGGACGTCAGCATGTGGTTCGAGATCGAGGCCGTGGCGGCCCGCGTGCTCGGCCACGCCACCCGCCTGCCCGAGGCCGTGCAGGCGCCCGCCCCCGCGGAGCTCTACTTCAAGGACCTCGACGAGGCCGCGGACCAGCTCCTCGCCCGGGTGGTGGAGGAGGTGGGCGTGCCCGTCGACCTCATGCGCAAGCAGCACAAGGTGGAGGTGGTCCGCCTGCTGAAGGCCCGTGGGTTCTTCTCGCTGCGTGAGGCCGTCGAGCGCGCCGCCGAAAAGCTGCGGGTGTCCCGATTCTCGGTCTACAACTACCTCAACGAGATCGAGGAGGCAGAGCAGCTCCCCGAGGAGGCCGTGGAGGCCTGA
- a CDS encoding tryptophanase: MQYIAEPFKIKMVEPIRMTTREEREEALKAAHYNAFLLEADKVYIDLQTDSGTGAMSQEQWSAMMRGDEAYSGGKSYYRLVEAGKDVFGYEYIQPVHQGRAAEKVLFPMLIQEEGQYVVSNTFFDTTRAHVGLAGGHAVDCVCPEGLDTATYADFKGNMDTARLRDLIAEHGKAIVGIVMTVTNNTVGGQPVSMANMRETYEIAKEAGIPVVIDAARYAENAHFIKQREEGYADVSPKDIAREMFSYGDIFTMSSKKDAIVNMGGLIGVKEEGPLVDAVKSRVIPFEGYLTYGGLAGRDLEALAVGLYEGLDEHYLAYRVGQMEYLAAKLDEYGIPYQNPVGGHAVFVDAGRLLPHIPWNQYPGQALSVALYLEAGIRTCDIGSFLMDRDPFTGEEQQAPFEFTRLAVPRRVYTQAHLDVIAEALKNIKAQGEAVKGFKIVKEPKVLRHFTSHLEPVG, encoded by the coding sequence ATGCAGTACATCGCCGAACCCTTCAAGATCAAGATGGTCGAGCCCATCCGCATGACCACCCGCGAGGAGCGCGAGGAGGCGCTGAAGGCGGCCCACTACAACGCCTTCCTGCTCGAGGCCGACAAGGTCTACATCGATCTGCAGACCGACTCCGGCACCGGCGCCATGAGCCAGGAGCAGTGGAGCGCGATGATGCGCGGCGACGAGGCCTACTCCGGCGGCAAGTCGTACTACCGCCTCGTGGAGGCCGGCAAGGACGTCTTCGGTTACGAGTACATCCAGCCCGTCCACCAGGGCCGCGCCGCAGAGAAGGTGCTCTTCCCGATGCTGATCCAGGAGGAGGGCCAGTACGTCGTCTCGAACACCTTCTTCGACACCACCCGCGCGCACGTCGGCCTCGCCGGCGGCCACGCCGTCGACTGCGTGTGCCCCGAGGGCCTGGACACCGCCACCTACGCGGACTTCAAGGGCAACATGGACACCGCCCGCCTCCGCGACCTCATCGCTGAGCACGGCAAGGCCATCGTCGGCATCGTGATGACCGTCACCAACAACACGGTCGGCGGCCAGCCCGTCTCCATGGCCAACATGCGCGAGACCTACGAGATCGCCAAGGAAGCCGGCATCCCCGTCGTCATCGACGCCGCCCGCTACGCCGAGAACGCCCACTTCATCAAGCAGCGTGAGGAGGGCTACGCCGATGTCAGCCCCAAGGACATCGCCCGCGAGATGTTCAGCTACGGCGACATCTTCACCATGTCCAGCAAGAAGGACGCCATCGTCAACATGGGCGGCCTCATCGGTGTGAAGGAGGAGGGCCCGCTGGTCGACGCCGTGAAGTCCCGTGTCATCCCCTTCGAGGGCTACCTCACCTACGGCGGCCTCGCCGGACGTGACCTCGAGGCACTCGCCGTCGGCCTCTACGAGGGCCTCGACGAGCACTACCTGGCCTACCGCGTCGGCCAGATGGAGTACCTCGCCGCGAAGCTCGACGAGTACGGGATCCCCTACCAGAACCCCGTCGGTGGCCACGCCGTCTTCGTCGACGCCGGCCGCCTGCTCCCCCACATCCCGTGGAACCAGTACCCGGGCCAGGCGCTCTCCGTGGCGCTCTACCTCGAGGCCGGCATCCGCACCTGCGACATCGGTTCGTTCCTCATGGACCGCGACCCGTTCACCGGTGAGGAGCAGCAGGCGCCGTTCGAGTTCACCCGACTGGCCGTCCCGCGCCGTGTGTACACCCAGGCCCACCTCGACGTCATCGCCGAGGCTCTGAAGAACATCAAGGCGCAGGGCGAGGCCGTCAAGGGCTTCAAGATCGTCAAGGAGCCCAAGGTGCTGCGCCACTTCACCTCCCATCTCGAGCCCGTGGGCTGA
- a CDS encoding amino acid permease, whose protein sequence is MIALGGAIGTGLFYGSATGIQTAGPGIILAYILGGCVIFFVMRALGEMSVHTPVSGAFSYYAYRNWSKFAGFFSGWNYWFNYILVSMAELAVVGTYINFWFPQVPTWLTAAVFLFVITVINLIDVKAYGEFEFWFAIVKVVAICAMILFGLAMILFGIGNSGDPIGFSNLWAHGGLLPQGLTGLALCFVVVMFSFGGVELIGITAGEADNPQKSIPKAINQVVYRILIFYIGAMIVILAIFPWTGIDGKMSPFVAIFDGIGIAGAAHVLNVVVLSAAASAYNSGLYANGRMLYSLSQQGNAPKFLGKLNRSGAPVNAVLVSSAATSVAVVLAFLFPDQVFLYLISVALAAGIINWVMVIVTQMLFRRRIGAENVSLLKFKMPLYPVSNVVVLVALVSLFIGMAFMPDYRMATIVGPIWIVALSVAYFLKSRGGGNRETAKEAAREAQ, encoded by the coding sequence ATGATCGCGCTCGGCGGCGCCATCGGCACGGGCCTGTTCTACGGCTCCGCCACCGGCATCCAGACCGCCGGACCGGGCATCATCCTCGCCTACATCCTGGGCGGCTGCGTGATCTTCTTCGTCATGCGAGCCCTTGGCGAGATGAGCGTCCACACGCCGGTCTCGGGCGCCTTCAGCTACTACGCGTACCGCAACTGGTCGAAGTTCGCCGGGTTCTTCTCCGGATGGAACTACTGGTTCAACTACATCCTGGTGTCGATGGCAGAGCTGGCCGTCGTCGGCACCTACATCAACTTCTGGTTCCCCCAGGTCCCGACGTGGCTCACCGCAGCCGTGTTCCTCTTCGTGATCACGGTCATCAACCTCATCGACGTCAAGGCGTACGGCGAGTTCGAGTTCTGGTTCGCGATCGTGAAGGTCGTCGCCATCTGCGCGATGATCCTCTTCGGCCTGGCCATGATCCTCTTCGGCATCGGCAACAGCGGCGATCCGATCGGGTTCAGCAACCTCTGGGCCCACGGCGGCCTCCTGCCGCAGGGCCTCACCGGACTGGCCCTGTGCTTCGTCGTGGTGATGTTCAGCTTCGGCGGCGTCGAGCTCATCGGCATCACCGCCGGCGAGGCGGACAACCCCCAGAAGTCGATCCCCAAGGCCATCAACCAGGTCGTCTACCGAATCCTCATCTTCTACATCGGCGCCATGATCGTGATCCTCGCGATCTTCCCCTGGACCGGCATCGACGGCAAGATGAGCCCCTTCGTGGCGATCTTCGACGGCATCGGCATCGCGGGCGCCGCCCACGTCCTGAACGTGGTCGTCCTCTCCGCGGCGGCATCGGCCTACAACTCGGGCCTCTACGCCAACGGCCGCATGCTCTACTCCCTGTCACAGCAGGGCAACGCACCGAAGTTCCTGGGAAAGCTCAACCGCTCGGGCGCACCGGTCAACGCCGTGCTCGTCTCGTCGGCCGCCACCTCGGTGGCCGTCGTCCTGGCCTTCCTCTTCCCGGACCAGGTCTTCCTGTACCTGATCTCGGTGGCGCTGGCCGCGGGCATCATCAACTGGGTCATGGTGATCGTCACCCAGATGCTGTTCCGCCGCCGCATCGGCGCCGAGAACGTCTCCCTGCTGAAGTTCAAGATGCCGCTCTACCCGGTGTCCAACGTGGTCGTGCTCGTCGCACTGGTCTCGCTCTTCATCGGCATGGCGTTCATGCCCGACTACCGGATGGCCACCATCGTCGGCCCGATCTGGATCGTCGCCCTCAGCGTCGCGTACTTCCTGAAGTCACGAGGCGGGGGCAACCGGGAAACCGCCAAGGAAGCGGCCCGCGAGGCACAGTAG
- a CDS encoding RidA family protein, whose amino-acid sequence MEIISTDAAPAAIGPYSQAVRVGDFVYASGAIPLTPDGVQVAGDSAAQARQCLDNVEAVLAAAGLTLANVVKTTVFLTNMDDFAAVNEVYGSRFAEPYPARSAVAVAALPKGVNVEIEVIAQA is encoded by the coding sequence ATGGAGATCATCAGCACCGACGCCGCCCCGGCAGCGATCGGCCCGTACTCGCAGGCGGTCCGCGTGGGCGACTTCGTCTACGCCTCGGGCGCCATCCCCCTCACCCCGGACGGTGTGCAGGTGGCCGGTGACAGCGCGGCCCAGGCACGGCAGTGCCTGGACAACGTGGAGGCCGTGCTCGCCGCTGCTGGCCTGACGCTGGCCAACGTCGTGAAGACCACCGTGTTCCTGACGAACATGGACGACTTCGCCGCGGTGAACGAGGTCTACGGCTCGCGGTTCGCCGAGCCGTACCCGGCCCGCTCCGCAGTCGCCGTCGCCGCCCTGCCGAAGGGCGTCAACGTCGAGATCGAGGTCATCGCGCAGGCCTGA
- a CDS encoding NAD(P)H-hydrate epimerase has protein sequence MRPVVTAERMRSLEQPFLDDGVPLMQRAAAAVAEAARSFDGDVLVVVGPGNNGGDGLFAAAELAAERRVLLWLAAGRAHASGLDAARAAGCEEVDAACATRALDEVGVVVDAFTGIGARPGLPDDVALCARAARDLEVPVLAVDLPSGLDADAARPGESFHTTRTLTFAARKPCHVLQPAASRCGDVVVADIGIPVPDDDLRVAEASDVAVWLPVPGPESHKYTRGVVGLDTGSADYPGAALLGIEGALHAGTGMVRQLGPVPGELVLGRRPSVVLGQGRVQALVVGSGWGGPDPARMARAVEAGVPVVADAEALRCLPEVGMEGWLLTPHAGELATLLGVERAQVEADPVGSARSAAARTGATVLLKGATQVAAEPSGRATIAVGGPAWTGQAGSGDVLAGSCGALLAAGLPAWRAGVVAASLQAMAAARLPGPFPPDRIAVEMAYVVAELAAR, from the coding sequence TTGAGGCCCGTCGTGACGGCCGAGCGCATGCGTTCGCTCGAGCAGCCGTTCCTCGACGACGGTGTCCCGCTCATGCAGCGCGCCGCAGCCGCCGTCGCGGAGGCGGCACGCTCGTTCGACGGGGACGTCCTCGTGGTGGTGGGCCCGGGCAACAACGGCGGCGACGGGCTCTTCGCGGCCGCCGAACTCGCCGCCGAGCGGCGCGTGCTGCTCTGGCTCGCCGCGGGTCGGGCTCACGCGTCCGGACTCGACGCCGCCAGGGCCGCCGGCTGCGAGGAGGTGGACGCCGCCTGCGCGACGCGCGCGCTCGACGAGGTGGGGGTGGTCGTCGACGCCTTCACCGGCATCGGCGCCCGGCCCGGTCTGCCCGACGACGTCGCCCTCTGCGCCCGCGCGGCCCGCGACCTCGAGGTCCCGGTACTGGCCGTCGACCTGCCCAGCGGGCTGGACGCCGACGCGGCGAGGCCGGGGGAGTCCTTCCACACCACCCGCACGCTGACCTTCGCGGCCCGCAAGCCCTGCCACGTCCTCCAACCCGCGGCATCCCGGTGCGGCGACGTCGTGGTGGCGGACATCGGCATCCCGGTGCCCGACGACGACCTCCGCGTGGCCGAAGCCTCCGACGTCGCGGTCTGGCTGCCCGTCCCCGGGCCGGAGAGTCACAAGTACACCCGCGGCGTCGTCGGGCTGGACACCGGCTCCGCCGACTACCCGGGCGCCGCGCTGCTCGGGATCGAGGGCGCGCTGCACGCCGGCACGGGCATGGTGCGGCAGCTCGGGCCGGTGCCGGGGGAGCTCGTGCTGGGTCGCCGCCCCAGCGTGGTCCTGGGGCAGGGGCGGGTGCAGGCCCTCGTCGTCGGCTCCGGGTGGGGCGGCCCCGATCCCGCGCGCATGGCCCGCGCCGTCGAGGCGGGGGTGCCCGTCGTCGCCGACGCGGAGGCCCTTCGATGCCTCCCGGAGGTCGGCATGGAGGGATGGCTCCTCACTCCGCACGCCGGCGAGCTGGCGACGCTGCTCGGCGTCGAGCGAGCGCAGGTGGAGGCGGATCCGGTGGGCTCGGCCCGGTCGGCCGCCGCGCGCACCGGGGCCACGGTGCTGCTCAAGGGGGCCACGCAGGTGGCGGCCGAGCCGTCGGGCCGGGCGACGATCGCGGTCGGCGGTCCGGCGTGGACCGGGCAGGCTGGTTCGGGGGACGTGCTGGCGGGCAGCTGCGGAGCGCTGCTGGCCGCTGGGCTGCCGGCGTGGCGGGCGGGCGTCGTCGCGGCGAGTCTGCAGGCGATGGCGGCGGCTCGGCTCCCGGGTCCGTTCCCTCCCGATCGGATCGCGGTGGAGATGGCGTACGTCGTCGCGGAGCTCGCCGCCCGCTGA
- a CDS encoding holo-ACP synthase has protein sequence MIVGIGTDLVAVERFEAALTRNPGLAARLLTPDEQELSMESRAARFAAKEALAKALGAPGGLRWLDCEVVRDEHRRPSFRCTGTVAQRLGELGVQHVHLSLSHDGGFATAMVVCES, from the coding sequence ATGATCGTGGGAATCGGAACCGACCTCGTCGCCGTCGAACGCTTCGAGGCTGCCCTCACCCGGAACCCTGGGCTGGCCGCGAGGCTGCTCACGCCCGACGAGCAGGAGCTCTCGATGGAGTCGCGCGCGGCTCGTTTTGCTGCCAAGGAGGCTCTCGCCAAGGCGCTCGGCGCGCCTGGCGGATTGCGCTGGTTGGACTGCGAAGTGGTCCGCGACGAGCACCGTCGCCCCTCGTTTCGGTGCACGGGTACGGTCGCGCAACGCCTCGGCGAGCTCGGCGTGCAGCATGTGCATCTGTCCTTGTCGCATGACGGTGGATTCGCCACCGCGATGGTGGTGTGCGAGTCTTGA
- the glmS gene encoding glutamine--fructose-6-phosphate transaminase (isomerizing): MCGIVGYVGPRNAKDVVISGLRRLEYRGYDSAGVAVASGGRIEWRKRAGKIANLEAAIEAEPLGQTDVAIGHTRWATHGAPTDANSHPHVAGRIAVVHNGIIENHAALREQFDEEFTSETDSEVAAHLLNREVRSGKGLTEAMRAVAPQLEGAFTLVAIDAEEPQRIVAARRNSPLVVGKGEGEFFLASDVAAFIEFTREAVELGQDQIVELDADGITVTDFDGKPADYKEFHVDWDLSAAEKQGFDWFMRKEIFEQPSAVADTLLGRQDERGELVLDELQIRPEELRRVNKVVIIACGTAYYAGFVAKYAIEHWVRIACEVELASEFRYRDPIVDAGTLVVAISQSGETADTLMAIRHAREQGAKVVAICNTNGATIPRESDAVIYTHAGPEIGVASTKGFTTQLVACYLLGLYLAQVRGMKFGDEIAAILDELERMPAFIQGILEGAEQYYALAKEIRDEPSMLFLGRHVGYPAALEGALKLKELAYIHAEGFAAGELKHGPIALIHEGLPVFVVVPPAGRDQLRDKVIANIAEVRARGARTIVLAEDSDDEARRNATDFLALPRVSTLLQPLVAIVPLQLFACEMATLLGHDVDQPRNLAKSVTVE, translated from the coding sequence ATGTGCGGAATTGTTGGATATGTAGGCCCCCGAAACGCCAAGGACGTGGTGATCTCCGGGCTGAGAAGGCTGGAGTACCGCGGGTACGACTCGGCGGGCGTCGCCGTCGCCAGCGGCGGGCGCATCGAATGGCGGAAGCGGGCGGGGAAGATCGCCAATCTCGAAGCCGCCATCGAAGCGGAGCCGCTTGGCCAGACCGACGTCGCCATCGGCCACACTCGCTGGGCCACCCATGGCGCACCCACCGACGCCAACTCCCACCCCCACGTGGCCGGGCGTATCGCCGTCGTGCACAACGGCATCATCGAGAATCACGCCGCGCTGCGCGAGCAGTTCGACGAGGAGTTCACGTCGGAGACTGACTCCGAGGTGGCTGCCCACCTGCTGAACCGTGAAGTGCGCTCCGGCAAGGGGCTCACGGAGGCCATGCGCGCCGTCGCGCCGCAACTTGAGGGGGCCTTCACGCTCGTCGCTATCGATGCCGAGGAGCCGCAGCGCATCGTCGCCGCCCGTCGCAACTCACCACTGGTGGTGGGTAAGGGCGAGGGTGAGTTCTTCCTCGCATCCGACGTGGCCGCGTTCATCGAGTTCACCCGCGAGGCCGTCGAGCTGGGGCAAGACCAGATTGTGGAGCTCGACGCCGACGGCATCACCGTCACAGATTTCGACGGCAAGCCCGCCGACTACAAGGAGTTTCACGTCGACTGGGACCTGAGCGCCGCCGAGAAGCAGGGTTTCGACTGGTTCATGCGCAAGGAGATTTTCGAGCAACCTTCCGCCGTCGCGGACACCCTGCTCGGCCGCCAAGATGAGCGCGGGGAGCTCGTGCTCGACGAACTCCAGATCCGCCCCGAGGAGCTCCGACGGGTGAACAAGGTGGTCATCATCGCGTGCGGCACCGCGTACTACGCGGGCTTCGTCGCCAAGTACGCCATCGAGCACTGGGTGCGAATCGCCTGCGAAGTGGAGCTGGCCAGCGAGTTTCGCTACCGCGACCCCATCGTCGACGCCGGCACGCTCGTCGTCGCCATCTCGCAGTCGGGCGAAACCGCCGACACGCTCATGGCCATCCGGCACGCCCGCGAGCAGGGCGCCAAAGTGGTGGCCATCTGTAATACGAACGGCGCCACGATTCCGCGCGAATCCGACGCGGTCATCTACACCCACGCCGGCCCGGAAATTGGTGTGGCATCGACGAAGGGGTTCACCACGCAGCTGGTGGCCTGTTACTTGCTCGGCCTCTACCTGGCGCAGGTGCGCGGCATGAAGTTCGGCGACGAGATCGCTGCCATCCTCGACGAGCTGGAGCGGATGCCCGCGTTCATTCAGGGGATTTTGGAGGGCGCCGAGCAGTACTACGCGCTCGCCAAGGAGATCCGTGACGAGCCCTCGATGCTGTTCCTCGGCCGCCACGTCGGCTACCCGGCAGCGCTCGAGGGTGCGCTGAAGCTGAAGGAGCTGGCGTACATCCATGCTGAGGGCTTCGCTGCCGGTGAGCTCAAGCATGGCCCCATCGCGCTGATTCACGAAGGGCTGCCGGTGTTCGTCGTGGTGCCCCCGGCCGGGCGCGATCAGCTGCGTGACAAGGTGATCGCCAACATCGCCGAGGTGCGGGCACGCGGGGCGCGCACCATCGTGCTCGCAGAAGATTCCGACGACGAGGCGCGGCGCAACGCCACTGATTTCCTGGCGCTGCCGCGCGTCTCGACGCTGCTGCAGCCACTCGTAGCCATCGTGCCTTTGCAGCTCTTTGCCTGCGAGATGGCCACGCTGCTCGGCCACGACGTCGACCAACCCCGCAACCTCGCGAAGTCGGTCACAGTCGAGTAA
- the coaA gene encoding type I pantothenate kinase, which translates to MAEPYVTLKRSSWAALSDLTSIRLDEETLAKLRGIGDPTSLEDVAEVYRPLTQLLYLTFENASRLNEERNKFLALHERRTPFVIAVAGSVAVGKSTVSRLLQELLPQAPGSPKVDLVTTDGFLRPNAELQRRGMLARKGFPQSYDRKKLLRFLMDVKSGDEHVEAPVYSHSKYDIIEGESIVVESPDILIIEGLNVLQPARVEKDGRAGLSVSDFFDFSVFVDADETDIKSWFTDRFLELKRRCTGAPDDFYTQFLHMNDEQATQFAYGVWDEINGPNLRHNIEPTKGRATAILRKGPDHHIEEISIRKV; encoded by the coding sequence GTGGCCGAGCCGTACGTCACGCTCAAACGCAGCAGCTGGGCTGCGCTGTCAGATCTCACGTCCATCCGCCTCGACGAGGAAACGCTTGCCAAGCTTCGCGGCATCGGCGACCCCACCAGCCTCGAAGACGTCGCCGAGGTCTACCGCCCGCTCACCCAGCTGCTCTACCTCACCTTCGAGAACGCCAGCCGCCTCAACGAGGAGCGCAACAAGTTCCTCGCGCTGCACGAGCGCCGCACACCATTCGTGATCGCGGTGGCGGGTTCGGTGGCCGTCGGAAAATCGACGGTCTCCCGGCTGCTGCAGGAACTGCTCCCCCAAGCGCCGGGCTCCCCCAAAGTCGACCTCGTCACCACCGACGGCTTCCTACGCCCCAACGCGGAACTCCAGCGACGAGGCATGCTCGCCCGCAAGGGCTTCCCCCAGTCGTACGACCGCAAGAAACTACTGCGCTTCCTCATGGACGTGAAATCCGGCGACGAGCACGTCGAGGCGCCCGTCTATTCCCACTCGAAGTACGACATCATCGAGGGCGAGTCCATCGTCGTGGAATCCCCTGACATCCTCATCATCGAGGGCCTCAACGTGCTCCAGCCGGCGCGCGTTGAAAAGGACGGGCGCGCAGGACTTTCGGTGAGCGACTTCTTCGACTTTTCCGTGTTCGTCGATGCCGACGAAACCGATATCAAGAGCTGGTTTACGGATCGTTTCTTGGAATTGAAGCGACGCTGCACGGGCGCACCCGACGATTTCTACACCCAATTCCTACACATGAACGACGAGCAAGCCACGCAGTTTGCGTACGGGGTGTGGGACGAAATTAATGGGCCGAACCTGCGTCACAACATTGAGCCGACGAAGGGACGCGCCACCGCGATTTTGCGCAAGGGGCCCGACCACCACATTGAGGAAATATCAATCCGCAAGGTGTGA
- a CDS encoding aminopeptidase P family protein: MSDSNTNRRDPYSEKFKKFIVSGWEPYSDELPTELASAPWAAKRRQAIVEQNPGATLVFPAGPLKVRANDTDYRFRPHTAFAYYTGLGEDREPDAVLVVSESESVLFFRPRAPRTDREFYADARYGEMWVGQRDSLDEMASLTGLESRDVRSLEEYLAGRDNLRVVREADPGVTELVDRVRGGADEEADAELHRLASSQRFVKDQYEIDEMGRAIAATKVGFDAVIRELPNAVANGRGERWVEGIFALHARHLGNAVGYDTIAAGADHANTLHWIVNDGDLADGDLLLLDAGVEVNSLYTADITRTLPVGGTFTPEQRRVYDAVLRAQQAGIDACVAGQPWKDVHAASIRVVAEFCEELGILPVSVDESVSEEGGQHRRWMVHGTSHHLGLDVHDCAHASREDYREGTMQPGMIITVEPGIYFKSTDLLVPEEYRGIGVRIEDDVLITEDGPVVLSDAFPRTADDVEAWIARLQG; this comes from the coding sequence ATGAGTGACTCGAACACCAATCGCCGCGACCCGTACTCGGAGAAGTTCAAGAAATTTATCGTCTCGGGGTGGGAACCCTATTCCGACGAACTGCCGACGGAGCTGGCGTCGGCGCCATGGGCGGCCAAGCGGCGGCAGGCCATCGTCGAGCAGAACCCGGGGGCGACGCTGGTGTTCCCCGCGGGCCCACTCAAGGTGCGAGCCAACGACACCGACTACCGCTTCCGCCCGCACACCGCGTTCGCGTACTACACGGGCTTGGGCGAGGACAGGGAACCCGACGCAGTGCTCGTCGTGAGCGAATCGGAGTCGGTGTTGTTCTTCCGTCCGCGCGCCCCACGCACCGACCGCGAGTTTTACGCCGACGCCCGCTACGGCGAGATGTGGGTAGGCCAGCGCGACTCCCTCGACGAGATGGCGAGCCTCACCGGCCTCGAGAGCCGCGACGTGCGCTCCCTCGAGGAATACCTCGCCGGGCGCGACAACCTGCGCGTCGTGCGCGAAGCAGACCCTGGGGTGACGGAGCTCGTCGACCGCGTGCGAGGTGGTGCCGACGAGGAGGCCGACGCGGAACTGCATCGTCTAGCCTCATCGCAGCGATTCGTGAAGGATCAGTACGAGATCGACGAGATGGGGCGCGCCATCGCCGCCACAAAGGTGGGCTTCGACGCGGTCATCCGGGAGCTCCCCAACGCGGTGGCGAACGGGCGCGGTGAGCGCTGGGTTGAGGGCATCTTCGCGCTCCATGCGCGCCACCTGGGCAACGCCGTCGGCTACGACACCATCGCGGCCGGCGCAGACCACGCCAATACGCTCCACTGGATCGTCAACGACGGCGACCTCGCCGACGGCGACCTGTTACTGCTCGACGCGGGCGTCGAAGTGAACTCGCTGTACACCGCCGACATCACCCGCACGCTGCCCGTCGGAGGAACGTTCACGCCCGAACAACGTCGGGTCTACGACGCCGTGCTGCGCGCGCAGCAGGCCGGCATCGACGCCTGCGTGGCGGGGCAACCTTGGAAGGACGTGCACGCCGCGTCGATCCGGGTGGTGGCCGAGTTCTGTGAGGAGCTGGGCATCCTACCGGTGAGCGTCGATGAGTCGGTGTCCGAAGAGGGCGGACAGCACCGTCGCTGGATGGTGCACGGCACGTCGCACCACCTCGGGCTCGACGTGCATGACTGCGCGCACGCGTCGCGCGAGGACTACCGCGAGGGCACCATGCAGCCGGGGATGATCATCACGGTCGAACCGGGCATCTACTTCAAGTCCACGGATCTGCTTGTGCCCGAAGAGTACCGCGGCATCGGGGTGCGCATTGAAGATGACGTGCTCATCACCGAGGACGGCCCCGTCGTGTTGAGTGACGCGTTCCCCCGCACCGCGGACGACGTCGAGGCCTGGATCGCGCGCCTGCAGGGCTGA
- a CDS encoding general stress protein yields the protein MTVNGGRHMRGRMQERFRLQFPQSLGEFTHYEDAQAAVDFLSDKGFPVQNLLIVGTDLRLVERVVGRRTWGRVLGQGALSGITTGMILGLLLMLVFGGDNPLPLLTMGLALGIVMGVLTAGLGYSLTQGKRDFDSMSQTVAGKYEVLVEHNMLEQAKDTLAEMPGYRARHFN from the coding sequence ATGACGGTGAACGGCGGACGACACATGCGCGGAAGAATGCAGGAGCGTTTTCGGTTGCAATTTCCCCAATCGTTAGGGGAATTCACCCACTACGAAGACGCGCAGGCCGCGGTGGATTTTCTGTCCGACAAGGGGTTCCCCGTCCAGAACCTGCTTATCGTCGGCACCGATCTGCGCCTGGTGGAGCGCGTCGTAGGACGCCGCACCTGGGGACGCGTGCTCGGCCAAGGCGCACTCTCCGGCATCACCACCGGCATGATCCTCGGCCTGCTGCTCATGCTGGTCTTTGGCGGCGACAACCCCCTCCCCTTACTGACGATGGGTTTGGCACTCGGCATCGTCATGGGCGTGCTCACCGCCGGCCTCGGCTACTCGCTCACGCAGGGCAAACGAGACTTCGATTCGATGAGCCAAACCGTCGCCGGCAAATACGAGGTGCTGGTGGAGCACAACATGCTTGAGCAAGCGAAGGACACGCTCGCCGAGATGCCCGGCTACCGGGCGCGGCACTTCAACTGA
- a CDS encoding FKBP-type peptidyl-prolyl cis-trans isomerase has protein sequence MPDSRKAPTVEVPEGNPPAELKIEDDIVGGGAEATKGSTLQVHYVGVSWSTGDEFDSSWSRGEPLEFQVGKGMVIQGWDEGLQGMKVGGRRRITIPPEMAYGSQGVDGVIGPNETLIFVCDLVSVE, from the coding sequence GTGCCCGACAGCCGGAAGGCACCCACCGTCGAAGTGCCCGAGGGTAACCCGCCGGCTGAGCTCAAGATCGAAGACGACATTGTGGGCGGCGGCGCCGAAGCCACGAAGGGGAGCACCCTCCAGGTGCACTACGTCGGCGTCTCCTGGAGCACGGGTGATGAATTCGACTCCTCCTGGAGCCGCGGCGAGCCGCTGGAGTTCCAGGTTGGTAAGGGCATGGTCATCCAGGGCTGGGACGAGGGCCTACAAGGTATGAAGGTGGGCGGACGCCGTCGCATCACCATCCCGCCCGAGATGGCCTACGGCAGCCAGGGAGTGGATGGCGTGATCGGCCCGAACGAGACGCTGATCTTCGTCTGCGACCTGGTCTCCGTCGAGTAA